One region of Capillibacterium thermochitinicola genomic DNA includes:
- a CDS encoding YqzL family protein → MILSAEFFWKLFEITGSITAYLLYKELINLN, encoded by the coding sequence TCCTTTCCGCAGAGTTTTTCTGGAAACTATTTGAGATTACCGGGTCGATCACAGCCTATCTGTTATATAAAGAACTGATAAACCTCAATTAA